One genomic window of Panicum hallii strain FIL2 chromosome 6, PHallii_v3.1, whole genome shotgun sequence includes the following:
- the LOC112898347 gene encoding ethylene-responsive transcription factor ERF017-like — protein sequence MARKAAQAHSVGGQQPAAAARQLKRSAWTGVRARQWGGWAVEIRVPLSRQRLWVGAFETDRQAALAYDAAIFCFYGEDLPRNRRFNFPAAPRPDIGEVVRARLSVAAKDIANRHARLSVAAKDIANRHRQQGIFYVIAYMSSNNEIGLFPKR from the exons ATGGCGAGGAAGGCGGCGCAGGCCCACAGCGTTGGCGGGCAGCAGCCGGCTGCGGCAGCGAGGCAGCTGAAGCGCTCGGCGTGGaccggcgtgcgggcccggcagTGGGGCGGGTGGGCGGTGGAGATCCGCGTGCCGCTCTCCCGCCAGAGGCTCTGGGTCGGCGCGTTCGAGACCGACAGGCAGGCGGCGCTCGCCTACGACGCCGCCATATTCTGCTTCTACGGCGAGGACCTGCCGAGGAACCGCAGGTTCAACTTCcccgccgcgccacgccccGACATCGGCGAGGTCGTGCGCGCCCGGCTCAGCGTCGCCGCCAAGGACATCGCCAACAGGCACGCCCGGCTCAGCGTCGCCGCCAAGGACATCGCCAACAGACATCGCCAACAG GGTATTTTCTATGTGATTGCTTACATGTCCTCTAATAATGAGATTGGTCTTTTCCCTAAAAGATAG
- the LOC112898348 gene encoding ethylene-responsive transcription factor ABI4-like yields MASSAPTSGSSGAARKGSRRGGSRRPAIARPAPARRAGGGLHRDLGWVGVRERLWGGFAAEIRIPSSRSRVWIGRFDHALQAALAYDAAMFLFYGQKLPKLRRYNFPETPRPNVPEVVRKGLTVANVKAIAEKHGRSFGRFLPLPPPVIPAAPPAAAPPQMAEAGGAAAAAAAAAGAGVAHAAPLQLAEAAGAGGVAVDATPAGAGATTAAADRHGADEVYIDAEILTAADCQLPCNPDDDFIGLLDLDMDLIFSEI; encoded by the coding sequence ATGGCATCCTCGGCGCCGACGAGCGGGAGCAGCGGGGCGGCGAGGAAGGGGTCACGGcggggcggcagcaggcgcccCGCCATCGCGcgtccggcgccggcgcggaggGCTGGCGGCGGGTTGCACAGGGACCTGGGGTGGGTGGGCGTGCGGGAGCGGCTGTGGGGCGGGTTCGCGGCGGAGATCCGCATCCCGAGCAGCCGCTCCAGGGTGTGGATCGGCAGGTTCGACCACGCCTTGCAGGCGGCGCTCGCCTACGACGCCGCCATGTTCCTGTTCTACGGCCAGAAGCTGCCCAAGCTGCGCAGGTACAACTTCCCGGAGACGCCGCGCCCAAACGTCCCCGAGGTCGTGCGCAAAGGGCTCACCGTCGCCAACGTCAAGGCGATCGCGGAGAAGCACGGCCGGAGCTTCGGCCGCTTCCTTCCGCTTCCACCGCCCGTGATCCCTGCCGCACCACCAGCTGCGGCACCGCCGCAGATGGCGGAGGCTGgtggcgctgctgctgctgctgctgctgctgccggcgCAGGGGTTGCTCATGCTGCACCCCTGCAGTTGGCGGAGGCTGCCGGCGCAGGAGGGGTTGCTGTTGATGCTACCCCCGCCGGCGCAGGAgcgaccaccgccgccgctgatAGGCATGGCGCCGACGAGGTCTACATAGATGCTGAGATCTTGACCGCTGCTGACTGCCAGCTCCCCTGCAACCCAGACGATGATTTCATCGGGTTGTTGGACCTGGACATGGACCTGATCTTCAGCGAGATCTGA
- the LOC112897387 gene encoding ranBP2-type zinc finger protein At1g67325 isoform X1: MSSQVDSRSQSAGKRARTDGSRREDDWVCPSCKNVNFAFRTTCNMRNCNQSRPADHTKAMQKPMQTPPHYTTSGGYMGPGTPPSMYLGGGAPPYGTSMFNGPAMPPRYGIPQFPGSSAYPYGYGGRVPMGNLYGPMQMAGPPPYSGGSMMGGGIYGMPMDRYGLIPPSPSAMGTRAGSYSDEGSQKKPAGAGRDNDWECPNCHNINFAFRTVCNMRKCNTPRPENQGSKPDGSRGSKPKMPEGSWKCEQCNNINYPFRTKCNRPQCGAEKPLQTNNTNDSATDQDNQVFFLNGWRWQPFLPSKTMFLGMLAT; this comes from the exons ATGTCTTCTCAG GTCGACAGCCGCAGCCAATCCGCTGGGAAGCGCGCGCGCACCGACG GCAGCCGGCGTGAGGACGACTGGGTTTGCCCCAGCTGCAAGAATGTCAACTTTGCCTTCCGCACCACTTGCAACATGCGGAACTGCAACCAGTCCAGGCCAGCAGATCACACG AAGGCCATGCAAAAGCCTATGCAAACTCCGCCCCACTACACCACATCAGGGGGTTACATGGGCCCAGGGACGCCTCCGTCGATGTACCTTGGTGGGGGTGCTCCCCCGTATGGCACGTCCATGTTTAATGGACCTGCAATGCCGCCGCGCTATGGCATTCCTCAGTTCCCTGGGAGTTCGGCGTATCCATATGGATATGGTGGTCGCGTACCGATGGGGAACCTCTACGGGCCAATGCAAATGGCAGGGCCACCTCCATATTCTGGTGGATCTATGATGGGAG GTGGAATCTATGGAATGCCCATGGACAGATATGGCTTAATTCCTCCTAGTCCTAGTGCAATG GGCACAAGGGCTGGCTCATATTCTGATGAAGGTTCCCAGAAGAAGCCTGCAG GAGCTGGACGTGATAATGATTGGGAGTGTCCAAATTGCCACAACATCAACTTCGCCTTTCGCACAGTCTGTAATATGAGAAAGTGCAACACACCAAGACCTGAAAACCAG GGATCTAAGCCTGATGGTTCAAGAGGCTCAA AACCAAAGATGCCAGAGGGCAGTTGGAAGTGCGAGCAGTGCAATAACATAAACTATCCATTCAGAACAAAATGCAATCGTCCTCAATGTGGAGCAGAGAAGCCACTGCAGACAAACAATACAAATGATTCAGCAACAGATCAGGACAATCAG GTGTTTTTTCTGAATGGTTGGCGATGGCAACCTTTTTTACCTTCCAAAACAATGTTCTTAGGGATGTTAGCAACTTAG
- the LOC112897387 gene encoding ranBP2-type zinc finger protein At1g67325 isoform X2: MSSQVDSRSQSAGKRARTDGSRREDDWVCPSCKNVNFAFRTTCNMRNCNQSRPADHTKAMQKPMQTPPHYTTSGGYMGPGTPPSMYLGGGAPPYGTSMFNGPAMPPRYGIPQFPGSSAYPYGYGGRVPMGNLYGPMQMAGPPPYSGGSMMGGGIYGMPMDRYGLIPPSPSAMGTRAGSYSDEGSQKKPAGAGRDNDWECPNCHNINFAFRTVCNMRKCNTPRPENQGSKPDGSRGSKPKMPEGSWKCEQCNNINYPFRTKCNRPQCGAEKPLQTNNTNDSATDQDNQ; the protein is encoded by the exons ATGTCTTCTCAG GTCGACAGCCGCAGCCAATCCGCTGGGAAGCGCGCGCGCACCGACG GCAGCCGGCGTGAGGACGACTGGGTTTGCCCCAGCTGCAAGAATGTCAACTTTGCCTTCCGCACCACTTGCAACATGCGGAACTGCAACCAGTCCAGGCCAGCAGATCACACG AAGGCCATGCAAAAGCCTATGCAAACTCCGCCCCACTACACCACATCAGGGGGTTACATGGGCCCAGGGACGCCTCCGTCGATGTACCTTGGTGGGGGTGCTCCCCCGTATGGCACGTCCATGTTTAATGGACCTGCAATGCCGCCGCGCTATGGCATTCCTCAGTTCCCTGGGAGTTCGGCGTATCCATATGGATATGGTGGTCGCGTACCGATGGGGAACCTCTACGGGCCAATGCAAATGGCAGGGCCACCTCCATATTCTGGTGGATCTATGATGGGAG GTGGAATCTATGGAATGCCCATGGACAGATATGGCTTAATTCCTCCTAGTCCTAGTGCAATG GGCACAAGGGCTGGCTCATATTCTGATGAAGGTTCCCAGAAGAAGCCTGCAG GAGCTGGACGTGATAATGATTGGGAGTGTCCAAATTGCCACAACATCAACTTCGCCTTTCGCACAGTCTGTAATATGAGAAAGTGCAACACACCAAGACCTGAAAACCAG GGATCTAAGCCTGATGGTTCAAGAGGCTCAA AACCAAAGATGCCAGAGGGCAGTTGGAAGTGCGAGCAGTGCAATAACATAAACTATCCATTCAGAACAAAATGCAATCGTCCTCAATGTGGAGCAGAGAAGCCACTGCAGACAAACAATACAAATGATTCAGCAACAGATCAGGACAATCAG TGA
- the LOC112897259 gene encoding uncharacterized protein LOC112897259, with the protein MEYSDEEEQGSSPASALESESECPPLMAPPPPQPLAPPSQRPLLLNPAYARCKSVIHDELRSFRVFLQWCALDHSTRAGRAASYAAFLALALLVPAAVSVSLRADAALSPASASAITFNRVAQVPVTGLAAISFATLAVFFRRFGGLRQLLFLDGALRDDTTYVRRGYARELDRAFRLLAALLLPSLCVEAAHKAVFFFCTVRVDPPAALGVVLPPLLPPWRVPWRAVALVATVASWVYRTGVFLLVCVLFRLTCELQILRFEGIHHMFDVEARAAAAEIFAEHRRIRKQLLATSHRYRVFIICCLVTITVSQLGALLVVLSSGDAKSFSNTGDLLVGLAVQLSGFFMCLFGAARITHRAQRMVSIASQWHMSMVAAMHHGKSSPDSTSASDVDASRVSGSSAAVSQAEPGGAFSYKSRQALVTYLRHNGGGITLFGFTLDRGLLHTIFVFEMTLVLWILSKVVVLQ; encoded by the exons ATGGAGTACTCTgacgaggaggagcagggctcgtcgccggcgtcggCGTTGGAATCGGAGTCGGAGTGCCCGCCGCTGatggcgccgcctccgccgcagccACTGGCGCCGCCGTCGCAGCGGCCGCTGCTGCTGAACCCGGCGTACGCACGGTGCAAGTCGGTGATCCACGACGAGCTGCGCAGCTTCCGGGTGTTCCTGCAGTGGTGCGCGCTCGACCACTCCACCCGCGCCGGGCGCGCCGCCTCGTACGCGGCGTTCCTGGCGCTGGCGCTCCTGGTGCCGGCCGCCGTCTCGGTCTCGCTCCGCGCCGACGCCGCGCTGTCCCCGGCCTCCGCGTCCGCCATCACCTTCAACCGCGTCGCCCAGGTGCCTGTCACGGGTCTCGCCGCCATCTCCTTCGCCACGCTAGCCGTCTTCTTCCGCCGCTTCGGCGGCCTGCGCCAGCTCCTGTTCCTGGACGGTGCGCTTCGCGACGACACCACCTACGTCCGCCGCGGCTACGCGCGGGAGCTGGACCGCGCGTTCCGCCTCCTGGCGGCGCTCCTCCTCCCGTCCCTCTGCGTCGAGGCCGCGCACAAGGCCGTCTTCTTCTTCTGCACCGTCCGGGTGGATCCCCCCGCGGCGCTGGGCGTGGTGctcccgccgctcctcccgccgTGGCGGGTCCCCTGGCGCGCGGTGGCGCTGGTCGCCACGGTGGCGTCGTGGGTGTACCGCACGGGGGTGTTCCTGCTGGTGTGCGTGCTGTTCCGCCTCACCTGCGAGCTCCAGATCCTGCGCTTCGAGGGCATCCACCACATGTTCGACGTCgaggcgcgcgccgccgccgccgagatcTTCGCCGAGCACCGCCGCATCCGAAAGCAGCTTCTGGCCACCAGCCACCGGTACCGGGTGTTCATCATCTGCTGCCTCGTCACCATCACCGTCAGCCAGCTCGGCGcgctcctcgtcgtcctctccTCCGGGGACGCCAAGAGCTTCTCCAACACCGGCGACCTCCTGGTCGGCTTGGCGGTGCAGCTGAGCGGCTTCTTCATGTGCCTGTTCGGCGCGGCGAGGATCACGCACAGGGCGCAGAGGATGGTGTCCATCGCCAGCCAGTGGCACATGAGCATGGTGGCCGCCATGCACCACGGCAAGTCCTCGCCGGACAGCACGTCGGCGAGCGACGTCGACGCGTCCCGCGTCTCCGGCTCGTCGGCGGCCGTATCCCAGGCGGAGCCCGGCGGGGCGTTCTCGTACAAGAGCAGACAAGCGCTCG TGACGTACCTTCGCCACAACGGCGGAGGGATCACCCTGTTCGGCTTCACGCTCGACAGGGGTCTCCTCCACACCATCTTCGTCTTCGAGATGACTCTGGTGCTATGGATCCTCAGCAAAGTTGTGGTCCTCCAGTAG
- the LOC112897736 gene encoding probable LRR receptor-like serine/threonine-protein kinase At4g31250, translated as MAAAPPSLARHLLLPAGCLLLLLLLTADAARLPLALAPDDADALLQLKSGIKDGGGALSSWAPGTSPCNGDESKWAGVMCNKNGVHGLQLEGMSLSGKLDLGALKRLSGLRTLSFMDNEFAGPMPDVRGLSGLRAIFLSGNEFSGTIPADAFAGMGWLKKIVLSNNNFSGPIPASLADLPRLLDLQLNDNKFQGKIPDLKQKELKDVNIANNELEGEIPASLKNIKSDMFAGNKKLCGAPLGAKCEATPPPAVKAPVPTSDKAGAAPDAAASTGASADDGKQEVQKPAEGFTSYGILAAVLGTLAIAGVAFVALHKRRDTTKNFGPAASTKPSGPRVEPQPAAKAEASAARGAAPAAAGAAGAAAAGCGGEERSSRAGGSTARKVELGRLTFVRDDRGRFFELQDLLKATAEVLGTANLGVCYRATLTSGHSVVVKRFKEMNRVGREDFEEHMRRLGRLSHPNLLRLVAYYYRKEEKLLIHDYVPNRSLANLLHGEGRGLKKAVLHWSARLKIVKGVARALSYLYDELCMLTVPHGHLKSSNILLNGQYEPLLTDYALVPVMNQSHAAQLMVAFKSPERKQFGRSSKKSDVWCLGLLILEILAGRPASYDLPKAGAAAEPSASSSSQQKPAAAGSSSDLVSVVGSTPEGEWLRAVVDPDLKVEDDEDRAEMVKLIRIGMACCETNVDSRWELKTAVDRIEELKATDRASEDQSFYSSVNDEEDLNDVAIN; from the exons atggccgcggcgccgccgtcgctagcgcgccacctcctgctgccggccgggtgcctcctcctcctgctgctgctgaccgCTGACGCCGCGCGCCTCCCGCTGGCCCTCGCGCCCGACGACGCCGACGCGCTCCTCCAGCTCAAGTCCGGGAtcaaggacggcggcggcgcgctcagCAGCTGGGCCCCCGGCACGAGCCCCTGCAACGGCGACGAATCCAAATGGGCCGGCGTCATGTGCAACAAGAACGGCGTGCACGGCCTGCAGCTCGAGGGGATGAGCCTCTCCGGCAAGCTCGACCTGGGCGCCCTCAAGCGCCTGTCCGGCCTCCGCACGCTGAGCTTCATGGACAACGAGTTCGCCGGCCCGATGCCCGACGTCAGGGGGCTCAGTGGCCTCCGTGCTATCTTCCTGTCCGGCAACGAGTTCTCCGGGACGATCCCCGCCGACGCGTTCGCCGGGATGGGCTGGCTCAAGAAGATCGTCCTCTCCAACAATAACTTCTCCGGCCCCATCCCGGCGTCGCTCGCCGACTTGCCCAGGCTCCTCGACCTGCAGCTCAACGACAACAAGTTCCAGGGCAAAATCCCTGATCTGAAACAGAAGGAATTGAAGGATGTCAATATCGCAAACAATGAGCTCGAGGGGGAGATCCCGGCGAGCCTCAAGAACATCAAATCCGACATGTTCGCCG GCAACAAGAAGCTTTGCGGTGCGCCGCTTGGTGCCAAATGCGAGGCCACTCCGCCGCCGGCAGTAAAGGCGCCAGTGCCGACCTCCGACAAAGCAGGGGCCGCACCGGACGCCGCGGCGTCCACGGGCGCGTCCGCTGATGACGGGAAGCAAGAAGTTCAGAAGCCCGCCGAGGGCTTCACGTCCTACGGCATCCTCGCCGCGGTCCTTGGCACGCTGGCGATCGCCGGCGTGGCGTTCGTCGCGCTGCACAAGCGGCGGGACACGACCAAGAACTTCGGCCCGGCCGCTTCGACGAAGCCCTCGGGGCCGAGGGTCGAGCCGCAGCCTGcggcgaaagccgaagccagcgcggcgcgcggggctgCGCCGGCTGcagccggcgccgccggcgccgccgcggcgggatGCGGTGGCGAGGAGCGCAGCAGCCGCGCGGGCGGCAGCACGGCGCGGAAGGTGGAGCTGGGGCGGCTGACCTTCGTGCGCGACGACCGCGGCCGGTTCTTCGAGCTGCAGGACCTGCTCAAGGCGACGGCGGAGGTGCTCGGCACCGCCAACCTCGGCGTGTGCTACCGCGCCACGCTGACGAGCGGGCACTCCGTCGTCGTCAAGCGGTTCAAGGAGATGAACCGGGTGGGCCGGGAGGACTTTGAGGAGCACatgcggcggctcggccggctCAGCCACCCCAACCTCCTCCGGCTCGTCGCCTACTACTACCGCAAGGAAGAGAAGCTCCTCATCCACGACTACGTCCCCAACAGGAGCTTGGCCAACCTCCTCCATG GCGAGGGCCGCGGGTTGAAGAAAGCGGTGCTGCACTGGAGCGCGCGGCTGAAGATCGTCAAGGGCGTGGCGCGGGCGCTGAGCTACCTGTACGACGAGCTGTGCATGCTCACGGTGCCGCATGGCCACCTCAAGTCGTCCAACATCCTGCTCAACGGCCAGTACGAGCCGCTGCTCACCGACTACGCGCTGGTGCCGGTGATGAACCAGTCGCACGCCGCGCAGCTCATGGTGGCCTTCAAGTCCCCCGAGCGGAAGCAGTTCGGCCGCTCCTCCAAGAAGAGCGACGTCTGGTGCCTCGGCCTGCTCATCCTCGAGATCCTCGCCGGGAGGCCGGCGAGCTACGACCTCCCCAAGGCAGGCGCGGCGGCCGAGCCgtcggcgtcgtcgtcgtcccagcagaagccggcggcggcgggcagcagCAGCGACCTGGTGAGCGTCGTGGGCTCGACGCCGGAGGGCGAGTGGCTGCGCGCCGTGGTGGACCCGGACCTGAaggtcgaggacgacgaggacaGGGCGGAGATGGTGAAGCTGATCAGGATCGGCATGGCGTGCTGCGAGACCAACGTGGACAGCCGGTGGGAGCTCAAGACCGCCGTCGACAGGATCGAGGAGCTCAAGGCGACGGACCGCGCCAGCGAGGACCAGTCCTTCTACTCGTCGGTGAACGACGAGGAGGACCTCAATGATGTCGCCATCAACTGA
- the LOC112897521 gene encoding uncharacterized protein LOC112897521 encodes MAWRESYLDVVLIPLAVLFPAVYHLWLWRTVRRSPLSSTVGISAAARRLWVFSMMKNNEKQAILVVQSVRNVLMGSTLVATTSILFCTGVAAVLSSTYAVKKPLSDAVFGAHGEYMMALKYVVLLLVFLLAFLSHSLAICTLNQASFLVNALSPSPGLHLPLTRDYVADVMERGFLLNLAGNRFFFAGAPLLLWIFGPALPCLCSMAMLPILYNIDMVEYVQKGSSNGEARVDMVDTESDQSTEV; translated from the exons atggcgTGGAGGGAGAGCTACTTGGACGTGGTGCTGATCCcgctcgccgtcctcttccCCGCGGTGTACCACCTCTGGCTCTGGCGCACCGTCCGCCGCAGCCCGCTCAGCTCCACCGTCGGCAtcagcgccgccgcgcgccgcctctgGGTCTTCTCCATGATGAAG AACAACGAGAAGCAGGCGATCCTGGTGGTGCAGTCGGTGCGGAACGTGCTGATGGGCTCCACGCTGGTGGCCACGACGTCCATCCTCTTCTGCACCGGCGTCGCCGCCGTGCTCAGCAGCACCTACGCCGTGAAGAAGCCGCTCAGCGACGCTGTCTTCGGCGCGCACGGCGAGTACATGATGGCGCTCAAGtacgtcgtcctcctcctcgtcttccTGCTCGCCTTCCTCAGCCACAGCCTCGCCATCTGCACGCTCAACCAGGCCTCCTTCCTCGTCAACGCGCTCTCCCCGTCGCCGGGGCTCCACCTCCCGCTCACCAGGGACTACGTCGCCGACGTCATGGAGAGGGGGTTCCTGCTCAACCTCGCCGGCAACCGGTTCTTCTTCGCCGGCGCGCCGCTCCTGCTCTGGATCTTCGGGCCCGCCCTGCCGTGCCTCTGCTCCATGGCCATGCTCCCGATACTCTACAACATCGACATGGTAGAGTACGTCCAGAAAGGGAGCAGCAATGGCGAGGCCAGAGTGGACATGGTGGATACCGAGAGTGATCAGAGCACTGAAGTCTGA